TGAAAAATGAAGTGCAGTTAAAGATACTCTACCTTAAACAAAAAATCAAGAAGAATGACAAAACTGGCTAGTGAAAATTTTGGTGTGTGATACTTCTTCTCGGAGGAGGAGAGATTTTTCCTTATTAAAAAACAATCATTTACAACGGATTAGATGATCAGTCCATATATTCCATTTTATTGTCTCTAATTGAGATCAGCGCAAAGAAAGGGTAAACTTTGATCAGTAAACGATAATCATCACACATAAATAAGATTATCTATATGATTAGAAATAAGAATTTTAGTTATTAATTCGCAGACATGATTAACTATATATTATATATGCGTTCATCAGCTGATGTTGCTTTTGGTGAAGGAAAAGTTCACAAGAACTTTAATTTTAATATTCTACTCATAGTTTTGGCAGTACTGTACTTTGGAGTGAAACTTATTTAGATTTTTTGGGATTGCCAACACAAAATGCCCAACAAATCCATAAAATTATAATTCATTTGTTCCTTCATTTGTTCCTAAAAGATCCATGTTTTAGAATTTTCACAGTTTTAATAAATCATATTAAAATTTAGCTATAAATGTATAGTTTTTTGTAATTTTATATTTTCTATATTTTCAAACCAATAAAATTTAAAAAAATGCAATTAATATTCTTGAACTTCATAATTTCTCATTATTAGTTGACAAAAATTACATTGGAAATATAAAATATGTATTTTTTTGAAACAAAATTTTTTTCTAGAATATAGATTTTTTAGGAACGGATCGAGTATATAATACAGTTATATATGCAATCTAATGCTCAAAACAATAAATAGATGATCAAAAAGGTCTTGTCGACATTAACATAAAGGTTTTGTCTAGAATTCGATAGCTAAGAAATCAAGATATATAACCAATTCAATTGCGTAAATGTGATGAATAAGATGTACATTATTACGGATTTGACAAGTACATTAAAACCTTTTCTGATTTCATACATGCTACACTAATAAACTTTTTGTGAGTGTAAAAGTTCTTGAAAAGGATAGAAATAGACTTTTAGATCCACTAAAACAAATCTTTTAACCAATGGTTTGATCATATCTGTTCCCATTTCCTTGTTCACACAAACTACACCACCCCATGAATCTAATCATCTTTGAATCATTTAAACACATTGTTAAATAAAAGGTTTGAACAGTGGTGAATAAAGACAAAAACAAAATAAGTGTATACTATTAATACCTAACCCCATCTTCAAACAACTTAATAAATTTGTTATACCATAAAGGAAGGGTGTGATCATATGTAAGCATCGCCTTATAGACAAATAATTATCTATAAACTAACAATTAATCAGGGTCCATCTCTTGAATGATAAGGATATAAAGTATTATTATTGTTTAAAATAACAACTAGTAGAGATTAAATTGACATATGCTCGCACGTCCTCTTTCATACACAACTCCTCTTCGTCTCCACCTTCTCTCCATTTTCTATTCTCTTATCTCTCTCTACTTCTACTCCTCGTCTCCCCTCAGCAACTCAGATCTCTTCCAAAAAGCGATCTAGATCGACGAAATACCTGATTTTTGGTCGATATCATTGATCGACACTTCTTTTCTAGCTCAATCTTTGTAAATATACAACTATATAGTCTTTAGAAAATATAAACATGAAGCGAGGTCTAGATATGGCAAGAAGCTACAATGATCATGAAAGCAGTCAAGAAACCGGACCCGAATCACCAAACTCTCCAACCTTCAACTCAGTCATCTCTTCTCATTCACCTAAGCGAAGGTACATAGAAAAAATTAATATACATCTTTGATTCAAATTATAAAATAATATCATAAAACACTACTTAGTATTAACAAAATTATATTCGTATAAATATATATATATATATATATATATATATATATATTTCGTATATTGATGTACTTGTTAATACATAACAGTAGGAGATCCATGGAGAAGAGAGTAGTGAACGTACCGATGAAAGAAATAGAAGGATCTCGGCACAAAGGAGACACAACTCCACCGTCAGATTCATGGGCCTGGCGTAAGTACGGCCAAAAGCCCATTAAGGGATCTCCTTACCCTAGAGGTTATTACCGTTGTAGTAGCACAAAAGGTTGTCCGGCAAGGAAGCAAGTCGAGAGAAGCAGAGACGATCCAACTATGATTATCATCACTTACACCTCTGAGCACAACCATCCTTGGCCTCTCTCTTCTTCTTCTAGACACGGACCCAAACCAAAACCCGAGCCCAAACCCGAACCTGAACTAGAAGTACCCGAGGAGGTGGAGCTGGAAGAGGCTGGTAATAGTAAGCTTATGGTTATGGGGAGGGAGATCGAAACGACGCCGTCTTGCATCGTCGACGAGTTTGCTTGGTTTAGTGAGATGGAGACTACTTCTTCCACGATTCTTGAGAGTCCCATTTTCTCATCGGAGAAAAAGACGGCTGTCTCGGCGGCGGCGAATGACGTGGGGGTGTTTTTCCCGATGGGTGAGGAGGATGAGTCTTTGTTCGCTGATCTTGGAGAGTTACCGGAGTCTTCGGTGGTGTTTCGCCACCGGAGTAGCGTAGTTGGGTCACAAGTGGAGATCTTTTGACACGTGGTGGTATTTTTATTGTGGCTCACATGGGAAGCGTTGTACGCACGGCGCTACTCCGGTGATCTCCTCTCTAAACTTATTATTAAAAACAAAAACAAAAAAGAGTATGATTCGATTATGTATTTTCCTTTTTTTTTCTTTGCCACTATACTCTTTGAGAATTCTTCTTTTCCTCTATTTAATTTTCTGGATTTAGATTTAATTTACGTGGGTTGAATTACAATGTAGTTGGCTGAATAAAAATGGTTGTCATTTTTATGTGTATGTAACTGGTCAATTTTTATTTTATATTTTCTTTACCAAAAAAAATTATATTTTAATTACACTGGTCAAGACTCAAGAGTAGAACGTTGAGAAATGAAAGCTCACGTGTCATGTCATGGGGAATTATATTTTGCGTGGTTCTGATAAGGAATTTACAAGAAATGGAGTTAATACGATTGTTGCCAAATGTAAATTTGAGAGGTTGAAGATTTCTTAAAGAAACCAATCAAAATGAATGATCTAAAGATTACTTAAAACTATAAAAAGCATCGACACTTTATACATTGTTGGATCCTGAATATCACTTGACGACAAAAAATAGTGATTAATTTGATATCCAGAAACCTCATGCATAGAAGATTAAACAAATATTATTTGTGGAAAACTATCTCGAGAAACAATAACTTAAAGGATTGGTGGTACATGATTTTCATAAACTTTACTCGATGAATAATAGCACAACTAAACAAAGGAATTAATTAGTTGTGATTTGATTCACGTTACTAGGCCTGCCAAACTCTCTGTAATTAATATTATTAAAAGTTTGGGTACATTTATATGTTCAAATTAACAGGAGTTCTGACTTTTAGAGTTTTTTATTAAACAAATTGGCTGCAGTCCAACCCCTCTACATAAGTTTGTTTGTATATTTAAGCGTAGAAAAGATAAAGTTGTATGGTGTGCAGTGTGCTCCTTTTAATAAGTAGGAGTACAAAGCTAAAAGAAGACACGTAGAGATGTTTACCGGGGATTTTTAGGTCGGGGTTTTAGCGGAATATAAGAAACCATCTCTTAACTTTTAACTAAACCTGTTCTCAGAAGAAAATTGAAAATATTACATCTAAATGCAGTTT
The DNA window shown above is from Brassica oleracea var. oleracea cultivar TO1000 chromosome C3, BOL, whole genome shotgun sequence and carries:
- the LOC106332584 gene encoding probable WRKY transcription factor 65, producing the protein MKRGLDMARSYNDHESSQETGPESPNSPTFNSVISSHSPKRSRRSMEKRVVNVPMKEIEGSRHKGDTTPPSDSWAWRKYGQKPIKGSPYPRGYYRCSSTKGCPARKQVERSRDDPTMIIITYTSEHNHPWPLSSSSRHGPKPKPEPKPEPELEVPEEVELEEAGNSKLMVMGREIETTPSCIVDEFAWFSEMETTSSTILESPIFSSEKKTAVSAAANDVGVFFPMGEEDESLFADLGELPESSVVFRHRSSVVGSQVEIF